The Primulina tabacum isolate GXHZ01 chromosome 1, ASM2559414v2, whole genome shotgun sequence genome contains the following window.
AAGATATTTACAAAACGTTTATAAGATATTTAATGGTTTGTAAGCTGTCTGGTTTTATAAGATTTAAAAACAACCTACTAGGATCATAtaagattttttttcaaaaaaataagatCATGTCTTGAGATATAATTTTTGTTTAGAAATCCAAATAGTCTCAATACTTATTTTTACTCCCAAAATACtctcaaatttatttttcctcgATATTTTCCTCTGTTTTTCCTGATCATTTGATTAATTTCTCTTCCCTTTCAATTTTTTCCTTCTACAAGAATTTATAATGTTCATTACTTTCAAGAGCTTAATTTTGAAGATATGAGAGCCTACAAGCTGCTAAAACATATTTTAAGCTCTAGAAACGTAAAGGCTCGTATAAATTTTCAAGGTAATATGATTTGACCAGAGTGCTCCATGTgtttcattttcttaaaactgAGTGCTGCTAATGTCTTTGTCCCCTATTAGGTTTCGAGATTGGAGATCCGAGAAGATCTTCATTGGGCATTCTCCATCTGAAGATGGAATACCAGAGGGTAGACCTAGAGTAGCAGTGTCATCAGTTTCAGACAAATTCCATAGGGGTTTAGAATCTGGTTCTGATAGAATCAAAAGGTTCACACGATCCCTAAGATCCTTCTCACTGAGAAAGTTTATGGCAGATGACGAGGGATCTCAGAAGAAAATTCTTGATCCACAAGGATCATTCCTTCAGAAATGGAATAAGATATTTGTATTATCATGTGTGCTTGCCATCTCGTTGGATCCCTTGTTTTTCTATATTCCCATTGTTGATGATGAAAAGAAGTGCCTTGATTTGGACCCAACATTGGAGCTCACAGCCAGTATTCTACGGTCCTTTACAGATGTGTTTTACCTCATCCATATTCTATTTCAATTTCACACTGGTTTCATTGCTCCATCTTCTCGTGTATTTGGAAGAGGTGTTCTAGTTGAAGATTCTTGGGAGATAGCAAAAAGATATCTGTCATCATACTTCATAATTGACATCCTTGCAGTTCTTCCGCTTCCTCAGGTAAGGGAAAAATTTCCGTTTCCACATTATGACCTAATTGTGCATATGCATAGATGTCTGTAACATGCGGAATAAAACATACTCTCCACTagaacaataattttttttatgacaagAAAACAAGGAAGGTTGCTTGTGAGCATTTTCCATGATCCTTGCTCTTGTAACTGTATGTCAACCTTTGTGAGAAAAATGATGATGCCTCAAATCTCCAAGATTATTATAGCATGTATACAGTTTTTCCCCAGAAGTTGCAATTCATGTTCAGATATACTTTTGTTTACGTGTTCCCATGAATCTGATTATCTAATGATTTTCCAGGTTGTGATCTGGATTGTCATTCCCAAACTGAGTGGTGCGAAATCTTTCAACACGAAGAATTTGTTAAAATATGTGGTGTTCTTACAATATATACCTAGGATTCTCCGTGTCTATCCTTTGTATAAAGAAGTCACTAGAACTTCTGGTATACTCACTGAAACAGCATGGGCTGGGGCTGCCTTCAATCTTTTTCTTTACATGCTTGCCAGTCATGTAAGTTTTTTTAGAGTTTAATTCACAGTTTCACTAATTTGTTTCCTGCATAAACAGCGCTGCAACTCGTTAAACTATCTGCCTGCTCTTTTTTTATCCCATTTTAGGTTCTTGGAGCCTTTTGGTATTTGTTTTCGATAGAACGTGAAACAAGTTGCTGGCGAAAGGCCTGTGGTAATCAGACTGCTTGTCGACATGCTGCATTTCATTGTGCGGCGAACCACACAGAATTCAGCACCATGTTGAACAACTCCTGCCCTATTCAGAATCCCAATACGACTGCTTTTGACTTTGGAATATTTCTCAATGCCCTTCAATCTGGTGTTGTTGAATCAAAAGATTTTCCTCGGAAATTCTTTTACTGTTTCTGGTGGGGGTTGCAAAATTTAAGGTATCTTTCTCCTAAACGATGGTGTAGCTTTATTCTGTTAGTTTCTGATTCAGGATATGAGGCTAAGCTTTTGTCTGTTGTTTCAGTTCCCTTGGCCAAAACCTTAAAACAAGCACCTTTGTTTGGGAAATTTGCTTTGCAGTTTCTATTTCTATATCTGGCTTGGTCCTGTTCTCGTTTCTGATTGGAAATATGCAGGTGAGTAAGTTGTTTCACTACTCTTTAACTTGGAGCCATTGAAGTGGCATTTGTGTTTGGTAACGAAGAGACGCGTGCAAAGGTCTTCTCTAAATTGCTTAGAATAAGTTTGGCCAAGTTCGACAATATATTAATGACAAATCTTAGGGACGCCTTTTGTAGTATGAGTTCCTACTAATATGCAATGTTGGTAAAACAGACGTATCTGCAGTCCACGACTTTAAGATTAGAGGAGATGAGGGTTAAAAGACGAGATGCAGAGCAGTGGATGTCTCATCGGTTGCTCCCTGATAGTTTGAGGGAGAGAATCAGGAGGTACGAGCAATACAGATGGCAGGAAACTAGAGgtgttgaagaagaaaatctggTTCATAATCTTCCCAAGGATCTAAGAAGAGATATCAAACGGCACCTCTGTTTGGATTTATTGAAAAGAGTAAGTTCTTCAACTTGTGCATTTATTGCATCAAAATTGACACAAGCCAAATACCATAATCTTGAATAGAAAATTGGACTTGGGCTGATTTATAACTTCCTACGCCGAATCAAGCGGGAGAAACGGGTAAAAATGATTTGTTTATAATCTTTCACACGCTGTCTCTTGTGAAAATATGGCACATTGATTCTTCTACCTGGCGGGTATCAAAGTAAATTATCTGTCATTCAGGTGCCGATGTTTGAGAAAATGGATGATCAACTCCTCGATGCATTGTGTGACCGTCTCAAACCAGTGCTTTACACTGAGGACAGCTACATAGTACGAGAAGGGGATCCAGTGGATGAAATGCTGTTCATAATGCGTGGAAAATTGCTGACTGTAACGACAAATGGAGGAAGGACCGGGTTTTTTAACTCAGATACTCTAAAAGCAGGTGATTTTTGTGGGGAAGAGCTCCTTACTTGGGCATTGGATCCTAACTCATCAGCTAACCTCCCTATCTCGACTAGAACCGTTCAAGCTCTATCAGAAGTTGAAGCATTTGCGTTGAAGGCCGATGATTTGAAGTTTGTAGCGTCTCAATTCCGACGACTACACAGTAAACAGCTACGCCATACTTTTAGGTTTTACTCACAGCAGTGGAGGACTTGGGCAGCTTGCTTTGTACAAGCAGCATGGCGGCGCTATAGTAGGAAGAAGCTAGAAGAGGCTCtacaagaagaagaaaatcgATGGCAGGATGCATTGGCGAAAGGCGGGGGTAGTTCACTGAGTTTAGGGGCGACCATCTATGCCTCGAGATTTGCTGCAAATGCTCTTCGAGCATTGCGAAACGGTACTAGAAAGACAAGAATGACGGAAAGGATATCACCTATGCTACTTCAGAAGCCTGCCGAGCCAGATTTTACAGCTGAAGACAAATGATTTGTGTACATTATTTTAGGTCAATTGTATTATAGCttttgatttttataaatatagatTGATACATTGGGTCCAACTCAAGGCTTGGCTTTGTTCCGTTTTAGTACAGTGGTATATTAAGACATGAGTCCCTTCTGTATATTATGTAATTTGTATGTTGTATGCGTTAAACAAGACTACCATGTTGGCTCTCTTGAATGAAAGGAAGGTAGAAAACACAGatagcttttttaaaaaattgaaaaaggtTTATGATTAATTATGCCTTTATTATCTTAAAATCATGTTTCCTTTTAAATCTTCAATCTTATCTTTATCTACATTTTAAAATTCACTCATATCTTTatccatattttaaaaattttagataattaattacttctaataaaaaaaatacgaaaaatcattaaaaataacaaaaattaacgataaatatttcaaattcaaaaagtactaatatcattttaaaaataaaatttaaacaaaaccAGATGTCATACACTTCATCACACGTTATGTACAGAAGACTGGTGCTGAAGAGAAGTAAAAAGAAGAGAAACCTTACTTTGACTAGTTTACATTGGAGGAGAGCATGAGAGGCTTCAATTCTGGCTGTGTCTCGGCGCATTGGCTGTTTAAAATAGTATCCAGAGTAGAGACGGCCTTCAGAATATGCTTCCCTTTGTTCAACATTACGCAACTAGTCCTGCAGAGAACAAATATCATGCAATTTTGACAATTAATATGCggataaaaaatcatttaatgAAACCAAAAGTCGTATACTACGTACCTCCTTCCCTTGTCTGCATCTATAATTTCCGCTCTAGCCGGAACCCCCGACTTAACAAGTGACTCCAAAACCTGCGTTGCCAAAATTACTGGTACATGGGCAGCACTGCAAATAGATATAATTTCTTCCTGTATGTCAGCAAGATTTTCCCACCCACATTCCACCGCGAGATCGCCTCTGGCAATCATCACGCCCAATGGGTTTGGAGATTTCATTGCTTCCAATATTAAAAGCGGTAGTTTCTTGAATCCACATTTTGTCTCAATCTTCAAGACAATCCCCAAGTTTGAAATTTGTCTCTTTGAAAGTTCTTGGCGCAACAAGATAATATCGTTAACATCCCGCACAAACGAAATCCCGACCATGTCAGCATGGGCAGCCACAAAATCTAGATCCATAAGATCCTTAGAAGTCAGGCCCTCGTAACAAATATCACTGTCTGGGATGTTGATGGATTTTTCTGAGCCAAGTTTGGTACCTTTAAGACCAGCATGAGTGATTGAAACAATCACTTCTGAAATGCTAATTCCATTGATAACACCCCATATCTTCCCATCATCAAATGAAATACGGTCTCCTGGTTTGACCGAATCGAATAGATAGCCAGATGGGCAAGTTATCCTATGGGAGCCAGTGTCTGTACAATTCAACCCACCGCCTTCATCTGAAGAATCTCGAGATATTGTCAGCAAGTCACCAACTCTCAGTCTAACAAATTGCTCAGAAGGAGGAACatccaccacaaaaccaacgGAGCATTTTCGCCGCTTCTTCTTAGCATACAATGCTGTTCCAGATTCAACATATGCAGTCTTGTAGCACTCAGCCATGAACCCAACACCAGAAAAAATAGGACACTTGCTTAAAATCCTGAGCCTCCTGTGCTTTCCTCGGGCATCAGAAAAACTTACAGAGTCATCAATCTCCAACTTACTGAGAAATTTTTGGCCATCCACGTGGATAATAACATCAGGTGATACATGAGGTGGTGGTGGACCCGCTCCTTGTGGTGAAAGCCAAACTTGGGCTGGACGCAAGACATCACCAACAGCATTCCTTTTGGGAGATATTTTAGCCACACCTGGACCAGCCTTCAGTTTCCCAGTTCTTAGCTTTGGTCCAGCTAAGTCCATGAGGACCCGACAAGGtttctccagaagctgagagcTTCTCTTCACCATGCTGATGATCTTACCCCAAATTTCAGGGTTTCCATGCGCACAGTTGATACGAAAAGTGCTGGTTCCCGAATTGATGAGATCAGCTACAAGTGTGTCGTTTTCCACTACCTCCTGGCCTACTGTTACCATGATATGAGTCATTCTAGGGCCctgaagagttccaagcaataGATCCTTATTAGACGATGCCATTTTCATCATCGTAGTCCTTGAGAGGTTCTCGGTTTGATATTCCATGCTCATGTGAATGGGAAGCTCCTCAACGGAACCTTCGATGCTTAGCAAGGAGTCCGACCTTGACCAGACAAGCATTTGAATGCAAGCAGAAAGGCTTGGAAGAACAAATGGATTTATGTCCTCTAAATCTGAAAGTCCAACAGAAGAAAGGTCTTCTTTAGTCTGTTCTACATCTAAGCTTTTAAGAGCCAAAAAGTGTATCATGTTGATAGCACTCGCTGCATAGTTTCTGCCAATGAGAGAAAACCATGTTAGTACCCTGTGAAATTTGTGAAACTGGAAAGTAGTGcatttatttcataaaattgaaTATACGAGTTTCAAATCCCCGAACCAGAAAATCCAAAAGCAACCAAAAACTGGGAAAACGAGTATCTTTATGCAGATTGTGTTACGGACATATCTGGCTCACGATGCCATGTTTCATACAAGGACAAAACCAATATATGTGTAGAAGAAATTAACCCATTATATTTCTGTTGCAGAAACATAACATACCGGTGGCACATTTTGAGCCTGGATGCATTCCACTGCTCCATAGCTAGAATATGCAACTGAACAGCTTTCAGCTTGTCAGGAAGACTATCTTGGTTCACCTGTTTCATAACAGTTGGTTGCAATTCGAGTATCGGGTTCACCTGTGAATCCTTTCGTGGCCTCTTGGAATTGCCATCATTCTTGGAACATATAAACACCGAATCTTCATTTCCTTGCTGCTGAGAATTGCCATCATCTTCAGGACAGATAAACAGTGGATCATCAACCGATTGATGAGAGGGGTAGCTCTCAGCATTGTCATGTGGCATGCCATGGGAAACAGTTCTTAGCGCGAGTTTCCCTCCTGACCTTTGAAACAGCGATATATTATTTCTACTAGCTCTTAGTTTAGTACTGGACTTGCACGGAGGGACTTTTAACTTTCCATATGAGTTCGGATATGTGAAATCAGATATACCAGTCTGCGTGGATGAAGAAAACATTTTTCTCTCAGGCTTAGAAAATCCATTTACTTTTACTCAAATATCAAATGGATGCTTGGGGAAAAAAGTTTcaaatcaaaaaaatttattaactgAAGAAAACAATTATATCGCACTGACTTAAGTAAAGATTAAAAATTCGAGGAGCTCATAGGGAGATGAGTGCTTGAAGCTGATGCAAATAAGAAAAGATCGACAATCAACCATCATCCAACCATCGTGAATAAGTCAGGTTCTTCACATTCAGCAAATTATGGTCTTTTCACTCATTCAATGTATCAAAATAGCACACATCAATAGTAATCGTACTTCAAGAACAAGTCAACACCTATGGACACGAGTGAAGTAGCAAGTACAAAGCAATAATGGAAGGCAAAATTAAAATTAGATACTGGCTAAGAAGCTCTTACCAGAGCTCATACTATCACCGAAGTGTTGCATCATTAATCATTTTCAACCAGTATTAAAACATAAAACTAACTCGTCTACAAGGCTAcaacttcaaaaaataaaaagaaacctTTAGCTAATACACATATTCGTCGACGGGCTATCTTTAATCCCTCTTAATGCTCGATTCCCCTTTACAAGACAAGatgcaaaattttaaaaaaaataaaataaaataaaaaagaataaaaacctAGGCCTAATTAATTACACATCCAAAtcaatggaaaaaaaaaaagcaatctCATGCATCAGTTGATAGGGATACCAACCCGATTTATAAATGATGCCAGTTCAGTTATCGAGAAAGTTGCAATCACTCCAGCCATCTTTGAGTTCCTGAAACCAAAAACAAAAGTGATTtaatttactgctttaaattgtaaaaaaagtGCTGTTTTATAAATGTTTCCAGACAAGAACTACATTTGACTTCATTTCAACTGCCTAAAACGTGAACAAACACAATAAGGCTGATGAGCCAAGAAGATCCAAAAGAAGCCCAAGAGGAACCCAAAGTACTTGAATTAAGAAGGAAGATCACGAGTTGTCTTAAGAATAAATCAACATAGTATTTGTTTTATCTAGTTTGAATAAGtcttgttgtttttgttgataGCCGTTAGTGACCTTATTTTAGGATTGGGTTGTTATTTTCTCTTTTCTATTTAAGTTCTCTGAAAGGAGCAAGAAAGGAGCATGttctttcataaaaaaaattcatcctTTGAGGTTTAATTCTCACTCTAACTAGAAATATATTTCAGCATCATCATTTTGTCTTTGATTGGACCTATTATTGGTACCAGAGACAGGTTCATATGGACACTAATAAAGAGAGGATCGAGAAGTTAAGGCTGGGCTTGGATGGCACCAAGACAGCTTCAGTAAAATGGAGATCGGCATTACTGGCAAGCTTCACCAGATGGAGGATTCTATCCAGAAATCCTCCATCCAGAAAATAACAGAGGCACTGGTCTCCAACCGGGACGCATCCAACAGCAACTTCAACAATCGAAGTAGTCATTCTTACACCAACAAAGAAGAATGATGCGATAAATTCGATGGAGGACGGCCATTATTTTCATCACAGTTGGCTAAATTGGAGTTTCCACAATTCTCTGGAGATGATCCTACGGAATGGTTCACAAAGGTTGAGGCAATTCTTTGAATACCAAGTTACTGCAGAAACACAGAAAGTGGTATTAGCCTCCTTTCACCTTGAAGGTGAAGCCAATCAATGGTGGCAATGGTTATGTAAAGCTTTTAAAGAAGGGTAAGGACATGACCTGGAATGCCTTCCGTGAAGAATTGTGAGCAAGGTATGAGAAAACTTTGATGAAGCATTGTCTAGAGTCAGACAAACGGGATCACTATGTGACAATCAGAGGGAATTTGAGAGGCTGAGAAATCGAGTAAAAGAGTGGACACCGAAGGCGTTGGTTGGAACATTTATGGGCGGCCTCAAACCGGACATAGCTGATAGATTCCGTATGTTCAAACCAAACTCTTTAAAGGAAGCCGTTAGCCTTGCTCGTATGAGAGACGAGCAGCTAGCTCGCCAAAGAAAAACGACAAGATTTTACAACAAATCCTCGGCAGATTCCATGGCTCCAATAAAAATCCAAGCAGCTTCACCTATGAAGCAGCTCACATGGGACGAGATGCAAAAGACAAGAAACCAAGGATTGTGCTTGAATTGTGATGAGAAATTCACACCTGGACATAGGTGTAAAGGGACACAGCTTCTTTTGCTAGAAGGCAGCAATGATAATTCTGATGAAGAAGAAACCGAAGTCTTAGTTGAATCACATCCTGAAATATCAATGGACGCACTAACAGGGTGGACAACCTATAGAACAATGAGGGTGAAAATGAGGTGGTGGTTCTAATCGATAGTGGATCTACTCACGATTTCATCAGTGAAATAATAGCGAATATATAGCAATTGCCAATAATTCCCACCGAACCTTTCTGTGTTAAGGTGGCAAATGGTGGACCCTTGAAGTGCCGAGGGAGATTTGAAAATGTCAAAGTAGTACTCAAAGGTATTTCATTTTTCTGTTACCCTATATGCCTCACCACTTATTGGGTTGGATCAGGTGCTAGGTGTACATTGGTTGGAGCAACTAGGTACGGTAGTGTGCAATTGGAAGCAAATGACCATGGATTTCCAACAAAGGTTACCAGGAATGGATTCACAAGCAATTCATCCCGCAACCATAAAAACCATTTCCAAGGATATTAGACAAGGGAGTTCGATGTTTGCCATGTGTATGCAAACAACCATCAATCCTTGGATGCCCATCCTGATATGCAGAAGATATTATATCACTTTTCTGACTTGCTTCAAGAACTCATCAAACTTCCACCCACAAGAGAAATCGAGCATCATATCAACTTGAAGGGACTGAATCCACAATGTGCGACCCTACAGGTAAGCCTATTTTCAAAAGGctgaaatagaaaaacaagttCATGACATGTTAAAATTGGTGCTCATTAGATCTAGCATTGTCCTTTGTCATCTCCTGTTTTATTGGTAAAAAAAAGGATGGTTTTTGGCGTTTTTGCACGGACTATCATGCACTTAATTCAATAATTGTTGCGCTATTTGCTATCCGCAAGTGTGcagtgtcaagttttagtactaggTAGAGATCGGATATTGATCCCACATGgaatgcaattttattataaattaattaccacaattaaaataatcagactttatttagaaaatttaattGAATGTTTGTTGTTAATTATGAACTAAAATTAATGAAAGCGTACAAACGATTTAAAATCAGTGAGAATAAGAATCTAGAGGTACGATTTCACTTGGTCTTTACTATATTAAATTATCATTGACATCTATATTTATAATTTCAACCAGTTCACTacccaaaaattctcaactattCAAACTCCCTTTCCCAAGTGTTGCGAAAATAATCAATTATATAAAGTCGACTTTAATATCcatattaaaaatcaaacaataaataatttcaATAGCACAATAATTCTTTTAATTGATTCGTCAGAGTTATAGCCCTTCCGAACTCTATAAACACCAACGATATATATTTCTATGATCCTAATCAAAATCCACTCTCCTGGATAATAGATCTCAAATAAATATGACAATCCAATTAATGATCAAGTAATTGAAAGCAATAACAAAGATGTAATTCGCGTATATAAATCAacaattcataaataaatattcgaCCAAGCTACGACGTCATCTagatttaataaattagttCATAAAGGAAAAACGACAAATTAAATTCATGTTCTTCAAATCACTAATAAACTAAAATTAAGAAAGAAGAAGGGAAGAAGAATTGAATAAGAGTTGCGACTCCGTCCCCGGCAGATGCGCTCTTCATCTTCGTTCTCACTCTCGTTCCCGTTCTCTGGATTTTTGTGCATGACTCCCTTTCCTGTTGCTagtgtttaaattttataagtgCGTGAATGATTGTGAAAGCCCAAGAAAAGCCCGTTAGATTTGTGTCGCGCGCAAGCGCGTGGCTTCTCGCGCAAGTGCGCGCGACTTGCTTGTCTCTCGTCTCCAGCGCGCACGCTTTTTTGTTTCCTATGCCAACCTCCTGCGTGAGccactagttttttttttttttttgcgctCGCGCTTCTTCAGTTTTCTTATTCACTTCATTCTTCCATTTcgaaatttaatttattcctTATTGGTCGCAAGTTATgcgctcatgcttgattcctgGAATGACATAAACAACTGCCAAAACACGTAAATCCGCTCAATATTCACACACTTTCATGCCACTTCCTTGGGTAGTGCAAAACTTGCACTTA
Protein-coding sequences here:
- the LOC142540149 gene encoding plastidial pyruvate kinase 4, chloroplastic-like → MAGVIATFSITELASFINRTGISDFTYPNSYGKLKVPPCKSSTKLRASRNNISLFQRSGGKLALRTVSHGMPHDNAESYPSHQSVDDPLFICPEDDGNSQQQGNEDSVFICSKNDGNSKRPRKDSQVNPILELQPTVMKQVNQDSLPDKLKAVQLHILAMEQWNASRLKMCHRNYAASAINMIHFLALKSLDVEQTKEDLSSVGLSDLEDINPFVLPSLSACIQMLVWSRSDSLLSIEGSVEELPIHMSMEYQTENLSRTTMMKMASSNKDLLLGTLQGPRMTHIMVTVGQEVVENDTLVADLINSGTSTFRINCAHGNPEIWGKIISMVKRSSQLLEKPCRVLMDLAGPKLRTGKLKAGPGVAKISPKRNAVGDVLRPAQVWLSPQGAGPPPPHVSPDVIIHVDGQKFLSKLEIDDSVSFSDARGKHRRLRILSKCPIFSGVGFMAECYKTAYVESGTALYAKKKRRKCSVGFVVDVPPSEQFVRLRVGDLLTISRDSSDEGGGLNCTDTGSHRITCPSGYLFDSVKPGDRISFDDGKIWGVINGISISEVIVSITHAGLKGTKLGSEKSINIPDSDICYEGLTSKDLMDLDFVAAHADMVGISFVRDVNDIILLRQELSKRQISNLGIVLKIETKCGFKKLPLLILEAMKSPNPLGVMIARGDLAVECGWENLADIQEEIISICSAAHVPVILATQVLESLVKSGVPARAEIIDADKGRRTSCVMLNKGKHILKAVSTLDTILNSQCAETQPELKPLMLSSNVN
- the LOC142540130 gene encoding cyclic nucleotide-gated ion channel 1-like, which gives rise to MNNHPEKFVRFRDWRSEKIFIGHSPSEDGIPEGRPRVAVSSVSDKFHRGLESGSDRIKRFTRSLRSFSLRKFMADDEGSQKKILDPQGSFLQKWNKIFVLSCVLAISLDPLFFYIPIVDDEKKCLDLDPTLELTASILRSFTDVFYLIHILFQFHTGFIAPSSRVFGRGVLVEDSWEIAKRYLSSYFIIDILAVLPLPQVVIWIVIPKLSGAKSFNTKNLLKYVVFLQYIPRILRVYPLYKEVTRTSGILTETAWAGAAFNLFLYMLASHVLGAFWYLFSIERETSCWRKACGNQTACRHAAFHCAANHTEFSTMLNNSCPIQNPNTTAFDFGIFLNALQSGVVESKDFPRKFFYCFWWGLQNLSSLGQNLKTSTFVWEICFAVSISISGLVLFSFLIGNMQTYLQSTTLRLEEMRVKRRDAEQWMSHRLLPDSLRERIRRYEQYRWQETRGVEEENLVHNLPKDLRRDIKRHLCLDLLKRVPMFEKMDDQLLDALCDRLKPVLYTEDSYIVREGDPVDEMLFIMRGKLLTVTTNGGRTGFFNSDTLKAGDFCGEELLTWALDPNSSANLPISTRTVQALSEVEAFALKADDLKFVASQFRRLHSKQLRHTFRFYSQQWRTWAACFVQAAWRRYSRKKLEEALQEEENRWQDALAKGGGSSLSLGATIYASRFAANALRALRNGTRKTRMTERISPMLLQKPAEPDFTAEDK